The Patescibacteria group bacterium genome contains the following window.
ATCAAATACCAAAAAATTCCCTGGCGTTTTTCGTTGTAATCTCCCCCACCCGTTCCGGGCTCAAATTTCTTATTTCCCCGATGCGCGCCGCTACGCGCTTAACCAAAAGCGGTTCGTTGCGTTTGCCGCGATAAGGCTCCGGAGTCATGTAGGGGCAATCGGTTTCTATCATAAATTTTTCCGGGGGCATTTTCCTGATTAAGTCGTCCCAGCGCTTGCTGAAAGTAACCAGGCCGGTGAAAGAAATAATAAGGCCGAGAGAAAAATATTTCCAAGCCAAATCTTCGTCTCCGGAAAAGCAATGCATCACTCCCCATGGCCGGTCGGCCGGAATCATGTCTCTGCGCTTCTTTTTAAAATCCGCCAAGACCGCCAGCATATCGTCATGGGCTTGGCGGCAATGGATAATCGCGGGCAAATCCAAATGCCGGGCCAAAAGCAGTTGGCTTTCAAAAATTTCCCGCTGTTTCTTCTTTATGGCAGAAACATCTCCGGCCAAATTTATATGATAATAATCCAGGCCGATTTCGCCGATCGCCACCGCTTTTTCAAATTTGGCCAACTTTTCATAGTTGTCATAATTAAATTCCTCGGTTTTCGCCCGAAAACTGTATTCTCCGTTTTCGTCGTCGCTCTCAACCATCAGATCATCAAGATGGACCGGATGCAGGCCAACCGCGGCGTAAACACCTTTCTCGTATCTGTTGGCGTAATCCAGGGCTTTTTTTGAAGTCTTGTACTCTGAACCAACCAAAACCATCCAGGTATCTCCGGCCAAAGAACGGCGGATTACCTCGTCGGCGTCTTGGCTAAAAGCGTTAAAATTGACATGGGCATGGGTATCCACAAACATAATGTTAAGCAAACAAAACAACCAGCCTTGCTTAAAAGACTAGTTGTTTTTTCTGTATTTTTAATTTTCTCCTGTTCCGGAAGAATTTTTTTCTTCTCCAGCTTCCTCTGGCATTGGCGGCACTGGCTGGCTTACCGCATCCGCCTGGACCTCCCCTTCTTGTTTTTTATTGCCTCCGAAAAGATTTTTTATCCAATTCCACATAGATTTTGCTTTAGTTTATTAAATTTTTCTTGCTTTCCCCCTCCTTGCGCGCAAACAGGCGAAAAGGCAAATCCTATATAAATTTTACCACCTATGGAAAAAATTAGCAACAAGTTGAAATTTTGAAGAATATAGGCTATGATATAAACATAATTTTTATTATTCACCATTTATTATCTATCTCCAATATGTCAAAATTTATAATTACCGGGGGAAAAAAATTAGCCGGAGAAATAAGGGTTAAAGGGGCAAAAAATGCGGCTTTAAAAATTATTCCGGCGTCCATCCTCTCCAAAGAAAAAATTTCTATTTCCAATCTGCCCAAAATTGAAGACATTGACAAAGCCCTGCATTTGCTTCTTGACCTGGGGGCGGAAATGAACCGCAACGGAGACCATATTGAAGTTTCCACAGCCGATATCGGCAAAATTGAGCTTAACCCGGAATTCGCCAATAAATTCCGGGCTTCCATAATGTTTGTCGGACCGATTTTGGCCAGATTCGGCGAGGTTAAATTTCCCCACCCCGGCGGTTGCGTTATTGGCGCCGGCGGCCGGCCGATTGATTTGTTTCTGGAGGGCTTTGCCTGCTTAGGAGCTGAAATTAAAGTAGACGGCAATTATTACCATCTGAAAGCAAAAAAACTTAAGG
Protein-coding sequences here:
- a CDS encoding TatD family hydrolase, translated to MFVDTHAHVNFNAFSQDADEVIRRSLAGDTWMVLVGSEYKTSKKALDYANRYEKGVYAAVGLHPVHLDDLMVESDDENGEYSFRAKTEEFNYDNYEKLAKFEKAVAIGEIGLDYYHINLAGDVSAIKKKQREIFESQLLLARHLDLPAIIHCRQAHDDMLAVLADFKKKRRDMIPADRPWGVMHCFSGDEDLAWKYFSLGLIISFTGLVTFSKRWDDLIRKMPPEKFMIETDCPYMTPEPYRGKRNEPLLVKRVAARIGEIRNLSPERVGEITTKNAREFFGI
- a CDS encoding UDP-N-acetylglucosamine 1-carboxyvinyltransferase is translated as MSKFIITGGKKLAGEIRVKGAKNAALKIIPASILSKEKISISNLPKIEDIDKALHLLLDLGAEMNRNGDHIEVSTADIGKIELNPEFANKFRASIMFVGPILARFGEVKFPHPGGCVIGAGGRPIDLFLEGFACLGAEIKVDGNYYHLKAKKLK